Proteins encoded within one genomic window of Polynucleobacter duraquae:
- the ftsA gene encoding cell division protein FtsA, whose product MSKDNRDLLVGLDIGTSKVVALVAELAADGQFNVVGVGQTASKGLKKGVVVNIEATVQSIQKALEEAEVMADRQIVQVFTGIAGNHIVSFNSSGMVAIRDKEVSAGDVERVLETAKAINIPTDQQILHILVQEFIIDGQEDVREPIGMSGLRLEVKVHIVTGAVSAAQNIVKCVRRCGLEVNDLILQPLASSLAVLTEDEKELGVVLVDIGGGTTDIAIYCQGSIRHTAVIPIAGDQITNDIAMALRTPTIDAEDLKIQYGIARQDMADPATMIDVPGVGDREPRPMSKQALAAVIEPRVEELFTLVRGVVRDSGYEDMVSSGIVLTGGTSLMPGMVELAEQVFLRPARIGTPEYRGHLHEVLRSPRFATSIGLLMEGQAQLLRGRRVSQSGALQSVISRMKEWFAGNF is encoded by the coding sequence ATGAGTAAAGACAACCGCGACTTATTGGTCGGACTAGATATTGGAACATCCAAGGTGGTTGCCTTGGTTGCTGAGCTAGCGGCTGATGGCCAATTTAACGTTGTTGGCGTTGGTCAAACTGCGTCCAAAGGTTTGAAGAAAGGCGTAGTTGTCAATATTGAAGCTACTGTTCAGTCTATTCAGAAAGCGCTTGAAGAGGCTGAAGTTATGGCCGATCGCCAGATCGTGCAGGTCTTCACCGGCATTGCTGGAAACCACATTGTGAGTTTTAACTCCAGCGGTATGGTGGCCATACGCGATAAAGAAGTTAGCGCTGGCGATGTTGAGCGTGTTTTAGAGACTGCTAAAGCAATCAACATTCCAACGGATCAGCAAATTCTCCACATTCTTGTTCAGGAATTCATTATTGATGGACAGGAAGATGTGCGTGAGCCTATTGGTATGAGCGGCTTGCGCCTCGAAGTGAAAGTACACATCGTTACTGGCGCTGTTAGTGCTGCACAAAATATTGTGAAGTGTGTACGTCGTTGTGGCTTAGAAGTAAATGATCTTATCTTACAGCCGCTCGCATCTAGTTTGGCTGTATTAACTGAAGATGAAAAAGAGTTGGGTGTTGTCTTAGTAGATATTGGCGGCGGTACAACTGATATTGCAATTTACTGCCAAGGATCCATTCGACATACTGCCGTAATTCCAATTGCGGGCGATCAAATAACTAATGATATTGCCATGGCATTGCGTACCCCGACTATTGATGCAGAAGATCTCAAGATTCAATATGGTATTGCTCGCCAAGATATGGCAGATCCAGCCACCATGATTGATGTCCCAGGTGTTGGTGATCGAGAACCACGACCGATGTCAAAACAAGCTTTAGCTGCCGTGATCGAACCACGTGTTGAGGAGTTGTTCACTTTGGTACGGGGTGTAGTTCGTGATTCTGGTTACGAAGATATGGTGTCTTCAGGAATCGTCCTGACTGGTGGGACCTCTTTAATGCCGGGGATGGTTGAGCTTGCTGAGCAAGTCTTCTTACGTCCAGCGCGTATTGGTACCCCCGAGTACCGTGGCCATCTACATGAGGTTTTACGTAGCCCCCGTTTTGCTACCAGTATCGGTTTATTGATGGAAGGCCAGGCGCAGTTGTTGCGTGGTCGTCGAGTATCGCAATCAGGCGCGTTGCAAAGTGTGATTTCGCGCATGAAGGAATGGTTCGCAGGAAATTTTTAA